One Diospyros lotus cultivar Yz01 chromosome 1, ASM1463336v1, whole genome shotgun sequence genomic window carries:
- the LOC127812452 gene encoding myb family transcription factor PHL8-like isoform X2, producing MREIGDIDASERSPYKEDEGFDENKPRTSASSSNSLADESEKTARSSGVRQYSRSKLPRLRWTPDLHLSFVQAVERLGGQERATPKLILQLMNIKGLSIAHIKSHLQMYRSKKIDNRGQVITSGGFQIGSEDGLQKFWQPSMLDQQIRSFRYSNVSSSGLGNWMPRSCVNDTKRIRARASLHGFLGEGFHGQTGNMSMGNQQYLWKDFAMLYGCESKHLITKQAPIEPSLISSQWNNGSQHEKYCFSNSVHHISDISWSSDRDRTRSSSKRKAQEINDLDLNLSLGMNSRQEEDSNLSLSLFSDHSKRESHSLELDLESELSNKLNNENKRMNPRWASTLNLTI from the exons ATGAGGGAGATTGGGGACATCGATGCTTCAGAGCGCAGTCCTTACAAAGAGGATGAGGGGTTTGACGAGAACAAGCCCAGAACCAGTGCAAGCTCAAGCAACAGCTTAGCCGACGAGAGCGAGAAGACGGCCAGGTCTAGCGGGGTGCGGCAATATTCGAGATCTAAGCTGCCGAGGCTGCGATGGACTCCTgatcttcatctttcttttgTTCAAGCTGTAGAGCGACTTGGCGGCCAAGAAA gagCGACACCTAAACTGATTCTGCAACTGATGAATATCAAAGGGCTAAGCATAGCTCATATCAAGAGCCATCTGCAG ATGTACCGGAGCAAGAAGATCGACAATCGAGGCCAAG TCATAACTAGTGGGGGATTTCAAATCGGGAGTGAAGATGGCCTCCAAAAATTTTGGCAACCCTCTATGCTTGATCAACAGATTAGGTCTTTCAG ATATAGCAATGTTTCTTCCAGTGGCCTTGGAAACTGGATGCCAAGGTCTTGTGTAAATGACACCAAGAGAATCAGGGCACGAGCAAGCCTTCATGGCTTTCTAGGTGAAGGGTTCCATGGCCAAACTGGAAATATGAGCATGGGAAATCAGCAGTATTTATGGAAGGATTTCGCGATGCTATATGGGTGTGAATCCAAGCATCTGATCACTAAACAAGCCCCAATAGAACCCTCTTTGATCAGCAGTCAATGGAATAATGGAAGCCAGCATGAGAAATATTGCTTCAGCAACTCAGTCCATCATATCTCAGACATCAGCTGGAGCAGCGACCGAGATCGAACGCGAAGCTCGTCGAAGAGGAAAGCTCAGGAAATTAACGATCTTGATCTTAATCTGTCACTGGGCATGAACTCAAGACAAGAAGAGGATAGTAATTTATCGCTTTCTTTGTTTTCAGATCATTCAAAGAGAGAAAGCCATTCTCTGGAATTAGATTTG
- the LOC127812452 gene encoding myb family transcription factor PHL8-like isoform X1, producing MREIGDIDASERSPYKEDEGFDENKPRTSASSSNSLADESEKTARSSGVRQYSRSKLPRLRWTPDLHLSFVQAVERLGGQERATPKLILQLMNIKGLSIAHIKSHLQMYRSKKIDNRGQAVITSGGFQIGSEDGLQKFWQPSMLDQQIRSFRYSNVSSSGLGNWMPRSCVNDTKRIRARASLHGFLGEGFHGQTGNMSMGNQQYLWKDFAMLYGCESKHLITKQAPIEPSLISSQWNNGSQHEKYCFSNSVHHISDISWSSDRDRTRSSSKRKAQEINDLDLNLSLGMNSRQEEDSNLSLSLFSDHSKRESHSLELDLESELSNKLNNENKRMNPRWASTLNLTI from the exons ATGAGGGAGATTGGGGACATCGATGCTTCAGAGCGCAGTCCTTACAAAGAGGATGAGGGGTTTGACGAGAACAAGCCCAGAACCAGTGCAAGCTCAAGCAACAGCTTAGCCGACGAGAGCGAGAAGACGGCCAGGTCTAGCGGGGTGCGGCAATATTCGAGATCTAAGCTGCCGAGGCTGCGATGGACTCCTgatcttcatctttcttttgTTCAAGCTGTAGAGCGACTTGGCGGCCAAGAAA gagCGACACCTAAACTGATTCTGCAACTGATGAATATCAAAGGGCTAAGCATAGCTCATATCAAGAGCCATCTGCAG ATGTACCGGAGCAAGAAGATCGACAATCGAGGCCAAG CAGTCATAACTAGTGGGGGATTTCAAATCGGGAGTGAAGATGGCCTCCAAAAATTTTGGCAACCCTCTATGCTTGATCAACAGATTAGGTCTTTCAG ATATAGCAATGTTTCTTCCAGTGGCCTTGGAAACTGGATGCCAAGGTCTTGTGTAAATGACACCAAGAGAATCAGGGCACGAGCAAGCCTTCATGGCTTTCTAGGTGAAGGGTTCCATGGCCAAACTGGAAATATGAGCATGGGAAATCAGCAGTATTTATGGAAGGATTTCGCGATGCTATATGGGTGTGAATCCAAGCATCTGATCACTAAACAAGCCCCAATAGAACCCTCTTTGATCAGCAGTCAATGGAATAATGGAAGCCAGCATGAGAAATATTGCTTCAGCAACTCAGTCCATCATATCTCAGACATCAGCTGGAGCAGCGACCGAGATCGAACGCGAAGCTCGTCGAAGAGGAAAGCTCAGGAAATTAACGATCTTGATCTTAATCTGTCACTGGGCATGAACTCAAGACAAGAAGAGGATAGTAATTTATCGCTTTCTTTGTTTTCAGATCATTCAAAGAGAGAAAGCCATTCTCTGGAATTAGATTTG